A single window of Girardinichthys multiradiatus isolate DD_20200921_A chromosome 15, DD_fGirMul_XY1, whole genome shotgun sequence DNA harbors:
- the cpsf3 gene encoding cleavage and polyadenylation specificity factor subunit 3, which produces MAAKRKADVTVPAEESDQLLIRPLGAGQEVGRSCIILEFKGRKIMLDCGIHPGLEGMDALPYIDLIDPAEIDLLLISHFHLDHCGALPWFLQKTSFKGRTFMTHATKAIYRWLLSDYVKVSNISADDMLYTETDLEDSMEKIETINFHEVKEVAGIKFWCYHAGHVLGAAMFMIEIAGVKLLYTGDFSRQEDRHLMAAEIPSVKPDILITESTYGTHIHEKREEREARFCNTVHDIVNREGRCLIPVFALGRAQELLLILDEYWQNHPELHDIPIYYASSLARKCMAVYQTYINAMNDKIRKAINVNNPFVFKHISNLKSMDHFDDIGPSVVMASPGMMQSGLSRELFESWCTDRRNGVIIAGYCVEGTLAKHIMTEPEEIATMSGQKLPLKMSVDYISFSAHTDYQQTSEFIRALKPPHVILVHGEQNEMARLKAALIREYEDNDEVHIEVHNPRNTEAVTLTFRGEKLAKVMGVLADKKCAQGQRVSGILVKRHFNYHIMTPSDLSNYTDLSVGNVTQTQAIPFTGPISLLVSQLKNLAGDVQQVEKAEKITVKIFESITLVHEAGMVLLEWVANPLNDMYADAVTTVVLEVQSNPNAQKFLDSRKEIFDMEVFVERLELMLHDMFGDDCVDFKDSRNLCVTVDGATATVDPETRAVTCLDDEPLREMIEVAIHRLFEALTPAF; this is translated from the exons ATGGCGGCTAAGCGTAAAGCGGACGTGACGGTTCCTGCGGAGGAGAGCGACCAGCTTCTGATCCGTCCTCT AGGAGCCGGTCAGGAGGTTGGACGATCCTGCATCATCCTGGAGTTCAAAGGCAGGAAAATCATG CTGGACTGTGGGATCCATCCCGGTCTGGAAGGAATGGACGCTCTGCCCTACATCGACCTGATCGATCCAGCTGAGATCGACCTGCTGCTCATCAGCCA CTTCCACCTGGACCACTGTGGAGCACTTCCCTGGTTCCTGCAGAAGACCAGCTTTAAAGGACGCACCTTCATGACGCACGCCACCAAGGCCATCTACCGCTGGCTGCTGTCGGACTACGTCAAAGTCAG TAACATCTCGGCGGACGACATGCTGTACACTGAGACGGACCTGGAGGACAGCATGGAGAAGATCGAGACCATCAACTTCCACGAGGTGAAGGAGGTGGCGGGCATCAAGTTCTGGTGTTACCACGCCGGCCACGTCCTGGGAGCCGCCATGTTCATGATCGAGATCGCCGGTGTCAAG CTGCTTTATACAGGAGACTTCTCCCGGCAGGAGGACAGGCACCTGATGGCTGCAGAGATCCCCAGCGTGAAGCCAGATATCCTCATCACA GAGTCGACGTACGGCACCCACATCCATGAGAAGCGTGAGGAGAGGGAGGCCCGCTTCTGCAACACAGTGCACGACATCGTGAACAGGGAGGGCCGCTGTCTGATCCCCGTGTTTGCTTTGGGACGAGCTCAGGAGCTGCTGCTCATCCTGG ATGAGTACTGGCAGAACCACCCGGAGCTCCACGACATTCCCATCTACTATGCCTCATCTCTGGCCAGGAAGTGCATGGCCGTCTACCAGACCTACATCAACGCCATGAACGACAAGATTCGCAAGGCCATCAACGTCAACAACCCCTTCGTCTTCAAGCACATCAGCAACCTGAAG aGCATGGATCACTTCGACGACATCGGCCCCAGCGTGGTGATGGCGTCTCCTGGTATGATGCAGAGCGGCCTTTCCAGAGAGCTGTTTGAGAGCTGGTGCACCGACAGACGGAACGGCGTCATCATCGCCGGATACTGTGTGGAGGGAACGTTGGCCAAG CACATCATGACTGAACCTGAGGAGATCGCCACCATGTCGGGTCAGAAGCTTCCTCTGAAGATGTCTGTGGACTACATCTCCTTCTCTGCTCACACTGACTACCAGCAGACCAGCGAGTTCATCAGAGCCCTCAAACCTCCTCACGTG ATTCTGGTCCACGGCGAGCAGAACGAGATGGCTCGACTGAAGGCAGCTCTGATCCGCGAGTACGAGGACAACGATGAGGTCCACATCGAGGTCCACAACCCGAGGAACACTGAGGCTGTCACGCTCACCTTCAGAGGAGAGAAGCTGGCAAAG GTGATGGGCGTGCTCGCAGACAAGAAGTGTGCTCAGGGTCAGAGGGTCTCTGGGATCCTAGTGAAGAGGCACTTTAACTACCACATCATGACCCCATCTGACCTCTCCA ACTACACAGATCTGTCCGTGGGCAACGTGACCCAGACTCAGGCCATCCCGTTCACCGGACCCATCTCCCTGCTGGTGAGCCAGCTGAAGAACCTGGCAG GTGACGTTCAGCAGGTGGAGAAAGCGGAGAAAATCACAGTGAAGATCTTTGAAAGCATCACTCTGGTTCATGAAGCCGGCATGGTGCTGCTGGAG TGGGTCGCCAACCCGCTCAATGACATGTACGCAGACGCCGTCACCACAGTGGTCCTGGAGGTCCAGTCCAACCCCAATGCCCAGAAAT tcCTGGACAGCAGGAAGGAGATCTTCGACATGGAGGTGTTTGTGGAGCGTCTGGAGCTCATGCTGCA CGACATGTTCGGAGACGACTGCGTGGACTTCAAAGATAGCAGAAATTTGTGCGTGACGGTGGACGGAGCCACGGCGACAGTCGACCCGGAGACGAGA GCGGTGACGTGTCTGGACGACGAGCCTCTGAGGGAGATGATTGAGGTCGCCATCCATCGTCTCTTCGAGGCCCTGACGCCTGCCTTCTGA